The DNA segment CCGGGCAGGACGTCGTGCAAAAAGGCACTGAGTTTTTGCACGGGTTTGGCCACCTTGTAGTGCATGGCCGGTTGCTTGCTTTGCAGAATATCACACACTTTTTTGGCGATGGCAATGGGGTCTCCGCTGTGCTGTACCTCGTGGTTCACCTGGTTGTTCAACCGTGTTGTTTGCTCCTTATACACCGACCGGGAAGCGGCTTTCACCACCTGCCTGTTGTCGTTGATACTGGTCTTGAAATCACCGGGCAATATAGAGCAAACCCGAACCCCGTATGCCTGCACCTCCGAGCTGGTAGCTTCGGTAATCATCAGTACCGCAGCTTTGGTAGCGCTATAAATGCCCCGATAGGGAAGTCCCATTTTTCCGGCAATAGAACTGATGTTGATGATGGTGCCCTTTTTAGCCTGGCGCATGTGAGGCAAAACGGCGCGGCTCACATTCATCAAACCAAAAACATTGGTGTCGAAAACAGCTCTCGCTTCGGCGTCGCTCGTATCTTCCATAGAGCCGATCAGGCCGATACCGGCGTTGTTGACCAGTGCATCAAT comes from the Cryomorphaceae bacterium genome and includes:
- a CDS encoding SDR family oxidoreductase, encoding MVKVVIITGASAGMGLTTAKHLAEKGFRVYGASRRSETGRERDGFTELQMDVCHEPSVEKAIEMVFEREGRIDALVNNAGIGLIGSMEDTSDAEARAVFDTNVFGLMNVSRAVLPHMRQAKKGTIINISSIAGKMGLPYRGIYSATKAAVLMITEATSSEVQAYGVRVCSILPGDFKTSINDNRQVVKAASRSVYKEQTTRLNNQVNHEVQHSGDPIAIAKKVCDILQSKQPAMHYKVAKPVQKLSAFLHDVLPGRWFERILMNHYKIK